From Erigeron canadensis isolate Cc75 chromosome 8, C_canadensis_v1, whole genome shotgun sequence, one genomic window encodes:
- the LOC122611249 gene encoding putative disease resistance RPP13-like protein 1 has protein sequence MAELILSAVLPIVFEKLVSVVANKFADRSKEIQSELKKWNTSLRQIRKLLNDAAQKEITDESVRDWLNRLQHLAYDIDDELDALATDAAMHSGLTDDQEPPRNMSSRVKKLISTCCTASSPTPSSAARLHYKKLTDITTKLQELYDEKVNLGLMVKDKSSSRNKKERPYEASLLTPGIVGRDAEKNILLQKLVPDHEEATVSRHNFSIVPIVGMGGMGKTTLARLLYNEPKVEKYFELKAWVCVSDEFFDSFKISKLIYESVGGDQEKKFQNPNLLQQALNNKLSGKRFLLVLDDVWSEKIEDWYTLVPPFHAVAPGSKIIITTRTEKLTQQLGCDDPFYLDKLSDGNGLSLLAQYALGEDNFDSSPDLRSYGVRIVRKCGALPLALKSLGSLLRSTKKNEEKWKELLESEIWSLEDDAGILPALRLSYLDLSARLKHLFAYSCLFPKDYVFEKEDLILLWMAEGFLLGSKSSKSMECLGEEYFDELLSRSFFQHVPNDESLFVMHDLMNDLAASVAEEFFIRLDVEMKNNVKEHNLKKYRHMSFVREEFMSLKKFKTIEKANALRTFLAVPVVARDDGWKRFHLSQKVLVDLLPSMPLLRALCLSKLEIDEIPKCVGGLKHLRYLNVSLTPITHLPDSVCNLYNLQTLIVFGCGNLKELPDNFLKLKNLRHFDVRDTPLLKNMPLGLGEMKNLQTLSKISIGGETDFPIRSLKNLKNLRRKVCIHGLDKLQNIDQARKLNLSQMKVSELVMEWSDDFDGSGKQRLETEVQVLDVLKPHSDNLKNLKVESYGGTKFPKWVGDSSFCKLNVVSISKCRNCLFLPPLGQLPSLKKLSINNMDDVKAVGSGLFGNESPAFPSLKILSFCDMPRWEEWSINAVGVAVFPRLEVLWLRNCPNMERWEVNADVRVFPCLQELTISGCPNLVKVSLEALPSLRVLEITECGYGLLKSLVGVASLVTKLSIWRISELSDEVWGCIVQYLKALVELSIESCHEIRNLWESEEATDACKEVLVSLKKLKITYCGELVRIGGGRGEERSNLPTSLRMLEIWNCNNLKHLSCPDSIQTLTIRSCVNLKHLSCPANNTIQKLSIDGCKSITSVSSFPAGGWQKFKSLEVLSISFTRGNLLSMTKATCFLQQLMKLEIRYCREIESFPDLKDLVSLKHLQITECASMDGPPLLGSGVWPPKLDSLIIGRLKRPISDWGPLPTSLVELTLLGGFGGSSWAEEDIKSFPTSSSLLPHLLSSSLTLLRLWCFEKMERISSEGLQHLTSLQHLEIQCPRLKHLPETLLLPTLLSLYIDDCHEELKEKMMSRRGSYWPLLSDIPRVSIR, from the coding sequence atggctGAATTGATTCTTTCTGCCGTTCTCCCCATTGTTTTCGAGAAGCTAGTCTCTGTAGTCGCTAACAAGTTTGCTGATCGCTCCAAGGAAATTCAGTCCGAGCTCAAGAAATGGAACACGTCCTTACGCCAGATCAGAAAGCTTCTTAATGACGCTGCCCAAAAAGAAATAACAGACGAAAGCGTTAGGGATTGGCTAAATCGTCTCCAACATTTGGCATATGACATCGACGACGAACTCGATGCTTTAGCAACGGATGCTGCTATGCATTCTGGGCTCACTGATGATCAGGAACCTCCAAGAAACATGAGCAGCAGGGTAAAAAAGCTCATCTCAACTTGTTGCACTGCATCATCACCAACACCGTCATCAGCTGCTAGGTTGCATTATAAAAAACTAACTGATATTACCACCAAGTTACAAGAACTTTATGATGAAAAAGTTAATCTTGGTTTGATGGTCAAAGATAAAAGTTCGTCAAGAAACAAAAAGGAAAGACCTTACGAGGCCTCTTTATTAACACCCGGTATTGTTGGACGTGATGCTGAAAAGAATATTCTGCTCCAGAAGCTGGTACCTGATCATGAGGAAGCAACGGTGAGTCGGCACAACTTTAGCATCGTGCCCATTGTTGGTATGGGTGGGATGGGCAAAACCACTCTGGCTAGACTTTTGTATAACGAACCAAAAGTCGAGAAATACTTTGAACTCAAGGCCTGGGTTTGTGTCTCAGATGAGTTTTTTGatagcttcaaaatcagcaAACTTATCTATGAATCTGTAGGCGGTGATCAAGAGAAGAAATTCCAAAATCCAAATCTGCTTCAACAAGCGcttaataataaactttctgGGAAACGATTTCTGCTAGTTTTGGATGACGTGTGGAGcgaaaagattgaagattgGTATACGTTAGTGCCTCCATTTCATGCGGTGGCCCCCGGAAGTAAGATTATAATCACAACTCGAACGGAAAAATTGACCCAACAGTTGGGATGTGATGACCCGTTCTATTTGGATAAGCTGTCAGACGGCAATGGGTTGTCTTTGCTTGCTCAGTATGCACTGGGTGAAGATAACTTTGATTCATCTCCAGATCTCAGATCATATGGCGTGCGCATCGTGCGAAAATGTGGTGCCCTTCCTTTGGCTTTAAAATCACTTGGAAGTTTGTTGAGGagcacaaaaaaaaatgaagaaaaatggaAGGAGTTGCTGGAAAGCGAGATATGGAGTTTAGAAGATGATGCTGGTATTCTTCCCGCTCTTCGACTGAGCTACCTTGATCTTTCTGCACGTCTCAAGCATTTATTTGCATACTCCTGCTTATTCCCTAAGGATTACGTATTTGAGAAGGAGGACTTGATTCTGCTATGGATGGCAGAGGGGTTTTTGCTTGGATCAAAATCTAGCAAGTCAATGGAATGCTTGGGTGAGGAATACTTTGATGAGTTGTTGTCAAGGTCATTTTTTCAGCATGTGCCTAACGACGAATCGTTATTCGTGATGCATGACCTCATGAATGATTTGGCTGCATCTGTTGCCGAAGAGTTTTTTATAAGGTTAGACGTTGAAATGAAGAATAATGTGAAAGAGCATAATTTGAAAAAGTACCGACATATGTCCTTTGTTCGTGAGGAATTCATGTCTctcaaaaagttcaaaacaattGAAAAGGCTAATGCTTTAAGAACGTTTTTGGCAGTGCCGGTTGTGGCGAGAGATGACGGGTGGAAGAGATTCCACCTGTCCCAAAAAGTTTTGGTCGACCTACTCCCGAGTATGCCATTGTTAAGGGCTCTTTGCTTGAGTAAGTTAGAAATAGACGAGATACCAAAGTGTGTTGGTGGGTTGAAACACCTGCGCTATCTTAATGTATCCTTAACTCCAATCACACATTTACCAGACAGTGTTTGCAATCTTTATAACTTGCAAACATTGATCGTGTTTGGCTGTGGGAACTTGAAGGAGTTGCCTGACAACTtcctaaaacttaaaaatctacGGCATTTTGATGTTAGAGACACACCTCTTTTGAAGAACATGCCGTTAGGTCTTGGTGAGATGAAAAACCTACAAACTCTATCGAAGATAAGTATTGGAGGAGAGACCGATTTTCCAATAAGAAGTTTAAAGAACTTAAAGAATCTTCGCCGCAAAGTTTGCATTCATGGGTTAGACAAATTGCAAAACATTGATCAAGCACGGAAGCTGAACCTGTCACAAATGAAGGTTAGTGAGTTAGTGATGGAATGGAGTGATGACTTTGATGGGTCTGGAAAGCAAAGACTTGAAACAGAGGTCCAGGTCCTGGATGTGCTTAAGCCTCATAGCGATAATCTGAAAAATCTTAAAGTTGAGTCATATGGGGGCACAAAGTTTCCAAAATGGGTTGGGGATTCCTCGTTTTGCAAATTGAATGTTGTTTCTATTTCTAAATGTAGAAATTGTTTGTTTCTGCCACCACTTGGGCAGCTGCCATCATTGAAGAAGTTGTCCATTAATAACATGGATGACGTGAAAGCGGTAGGTTCAGGATTATTCGGGAATGAATCTCCAGCTTTCCCTTCACTTAAGATTCTATCGTTTTGTGATATGCCACGATGGGAGGAATGGTCAATCAATGCGGTAGGTGTTGCAGTGTTTCCACGCCTTGAAGTGCTTTGGCTACGTAACTGTCCTAATATGGAACGATGGGAGGTGAATGCCGATGTTAGAGTGTTTCCATGCCTTCAAGAGCTTACTATAAGTGGGTGTCCTAATTTGGTTAAAGTCTCACTTGAAGCATTACCTTCATTAAGGGTTCTGGAAATAACGGAATGTGGTTATGGATTATTGAAAAGTCTGGTTGGTGTAGCTTCATTAGTGACCAAGTTGAGTATATGGCGTATATCAGAACTTAGTGATGAGGTGTGGGGCTGCATTGTACAGTATCTTAAGGCACTTGTAGAATTAAGCATCGAGAGTTGTCATGAAATAAGGAATTTGTGGGAATCAGAAGAAGCAACGGATGCATGTAAGGAGGTTCTTGTTAgtttaaaaaagttgaaaataacATATTGTGGTGAATTGGTAAGAATAGGAGGAGGAAGAGGAGAAGAAAGGAGCAACCTCCCAACATCTCTTAGGATGTTAGAGATATGGAATTGCAATAATCTGAAGCATTTGAGTTGTCCAGACAGCATTCAAACCTTAACGATACGGAGTTGTGTTAATCTGAAGCATTTGAGTTGTCCAGCCAACAATACCATTCAAAAGTTGTCAATTGATGGTTGCAAGTCAATTACATCTGTCTCCTCCTTCCCAGCAGGGGGATGGCAGAAGTTCAAGTCACTTGAAGTTTTAAGCATAAGCTTCACTAGGGGAAATCTGCTATCAATGACGAAAGCTACATGTTTCCTTCAACAGCTCATGAAATTGGAGATAAGATATTGTAGGGAAATAGAGTCATTCCCTGATTTGAAGGATCTGGTGTCGCTAAAGCATCTGCAAATCACTGAATGTGCAAGCATGGATGGGCCACCTCTTCTTGGAAGTGGGGTTTGGCCTCCCAAATTGGATTCCTTAATAATAGGGAGGTTGAAGAGGCCGATATCAGATTGGGGCCCGCTCCCCACCTCACTCGTTGAACTAACTCTATTGGGCGGATTTGGTGGATCATCATGGGCAGAAGAAGACATCAAGAGTTTCCCAACCTCCTCCTCACTTCTTCCTCATTTGTTATCATCATCTCTTACTTTACTCCGTTTATGGTGTTTTGAGAAAATGGAAAGAATATCATCAGAGGGACTCCAACACCTCACCTCCCTCCAACATCTCGAGATTCAGTGCCCAAGGTTGAAACATCTGCCAGAGACACTGTTATTGCCTACACTTTTGAGTTTGTATATAGACGACTGCCATGAAGAactgaaagaaaaaatgatgaGTAGAAGAGGATCCTATTGGCCCCTTCTCTCTGATATCCCCAGGGTCTCCATAAGATGA